ACCACCCATACCTATTAAAATTCAAAAGATGAAAGAACGGGTGCGGTGGAAACATTCCAAGATTATCTCGTCGGGTATCGACCAAACCAGCATGGTTATTGATGATGGTAAAGAAGATAATCCCGAATTTTCGTTTATGGTTATCGGTGATAGTGGCACAAAATCTCATTACGGACACCATCCCCAGCGACAAGTTGCCGAACTTATGCTTCCCCACAAGGATGATTGCCGTTTTGTGTTGCACACTGGCGATGTAATTTATGTCGTGGGTTCCCATGAGTACTACCCAGCGAATTTTATTGAACCTTACCGGGAGTTTCTCGTGGGTGGTCACAACCCTAAAAATATTCGCTACGATCGCATGGTCTTTAATTTACCGTTTCTGCCGGTGCTGGGCAATCACGATTATTATGATGTGCCGTTGATGTATCGTTTGCTGACTGGAAGCACACTACGGCTACGTCGAATGCTACGCTATAAAGATTTTGAAATTGGCTGGCATGGATCTAATCAAGGTGATGCCTATGCACGAGCGTTCCTTGACTATATAATAGCCGCTGACCCTGAAAAGTTACAAAGTCATTTAGACAGCCATTACACTGCTAAAACTGACACAGGGCGCTGTCTACGATATGAACCCGGAAAGTTCACTCGTTTGCCCAACCGTTATTATACGTTTCGTTACGGCGGTATTGACTTCTTTGCCCTTGATTCCAATACTTTTAATACACCTTCTCCTTTACCAACAACCGAAGCTGGGGAAGATTACCGTCGGGAATTGCAAAAGCGTCGCCAGGAAATAGACTCTGAAGAGTTGCAAATTTTAGCAATGTGCGACAAACTGAACGCCGATAATCCTACTGATGCTGAACAACTTGATGACCTCAGCGCCAAGTTAGACCAAATCAATGAAGTCAAAATTGATATTGAGAAGCAACTAGCATCCGAAAGCACACCAATTATCGACTTTGAACAACTTGATTGGTTACGCAACAGGCTAATTGAATCTTGGAATACAAAAGAAGTGCGCGGACGTGTGATTTATTTCCACCATCCCCCCTATGTCACCGAGGCGACAAAGTGGAATCAAGGACAAACTTTGGCTGTACGTCATCGCCTGCGCTCGGTGTTGTCACAGGTGGCGGAAACTCTCGGTTCTTTAATCAAGGATCGTCCGGTAGCCGATTTGATTTTCAATGGTCATGCCCACTGCTTAGAATACATCCGTACCGTTGATACTGGATACGCTGACTCTCACATCAATTATATTATCTCTGGTGGTAGCGGTCGCCGTCCCCGCCGCCAGCGTCCCGAAGGGTCTGAATTGATGGAGACTTTTGACGATATTCCTGGTAATCCTGTCCGTAAAGTTGCGGATTCGCTGCTATATGTTGGTCGTAACGGCCACGGTTCTCAAAAGCGAATACCTTACTCCTGTGTCCGGGTTGATGTTCTGGATGGTTCTCCACCTAAGTTTATCGTTACACCGTTGGTAGCTGAGCGGGTTGCACATGAGTGGCATAATCCCCAGCTGCAACCGTTTGTAATTTAAATCATCAGTAGGTTGTTAGTTGTCAGTTGTCAGTGGTCAGTTGTCAATGGTCAGGGTTTCAGGCATATTTACGTTGCATGATAAAACTTAGACACAAAAAGACTTTTCACCCAGTTCCCAGTCCCTAGTCCCCAGTCCCCTGCTATATATTTATCTGAGAATGATATTAGTGTTTAGATACACAAAGCAATTTAGATGAGTATGGGGCAAGAAAAGCGACAAAAAATCCTGATTTTGACTGCCATTCCTCACGGTTTGCGCTTAGATCGAGAAATTCGGGAAATTGAAGAAGCCATCCGCCGCGCCATCAGACGAGAACGGTTTGAGGTTAGCATTAGTACTGCTGTCCGCCCTCAAGATTTTCGCAGAGCGATCGCAGAAAATCGTCCCCAAATTGTGCATTTTTGCGGTCATGGGATGGAAGATGGCAGTTTGTTGTTAGAGGATGATGGGGGAAACGACAAAGCTGTGCAACCAGAGGGGCTAGCAGCACTGTTTAAGTTGCACGCTGCTTATGTGAATTGTGTGCTAATTAATGCTTGCTATTCAGTGAAAGCTGCCGAGGTAATTAGCCAACACATCGATTATGCGATCGGCATGAATCAGGCTATTGGAGATAGTGCTGCGATCGCATTTGCTCAAGGGTTTTATGATGCGCTGGGTTATGAAGGTTCAGATAATCAAGATGTATTTCAAAGAGCTTTTGATGAAGGTTTAGTTGCTATTCAACTAGAGAATCTTGCTGAAGGGCAGAAAGTGTTTGAGTCCGTTGAAACGAACTTGTGCTATTAGCCTGAGAATAAATTCTCAAGCGGGATATGGGGTAGGTGCAAGATGTAAAATAACTCACTTTATGGCGCGAACAAAGTACTTTGTGGTATCTTCCCAAACTCCTTGATCAGTTGTTAGTTTTGCAATTTCTGCACTGTACTCAAGTTGAAACTGATCTAATTGTGCTTGTGATAAATTTGCCAACAGCGGATTACCTTTAAAACTCGTATTCATTTCTCTTGCAGATAATTTTTTATCTCTCAAATTACGATATCGCCCCGATGGCTCAATTTTAATTTCGATATCTCTAAAACCTGCCTGTTGTAGTAAGTTATGACACTTTTCTGGAGTCCCTAATTCTTCTAAAATATGTGGTACTGATACGCCTAATACTTTAGTACAGATATTCTGATAAATAGTTCCTAAATAAGCAGTTTCGGGAGGGGAGGTAAATGCCACAAACCCTCCTGTTTTCAAATAACGATACCACTTTTGCAACATAGCAAGAATATCAGGAAAAAGCACGATCGCCTCACAGCAAAAGACAACATCAAAACTATCATCACTAAAGTTGAAGGATTCTACATCTGCTTCAATTAACTCAATGTTTTGTAAGTTTGCTGCTGCAATCTTTTGTCTTGCTTGATGCAACATTCCAGGGGTCATGTCAATCCCAATCACATAGCCTTCTGAACCAACTTTTTCAGCTGCGGGAATGGCAATTAAACCTGTTCCAGTGGCGACATCAAGGATTTTCTGTCCCTGCTGAAGCGGCACAAATTCCAGTAGAATCTTAGCTTCTAGAGGATGGCGAGTACCTTCCTCATCGTCATATGTAGTTCTACTACCATAAAATTCTTTTAGTTGCTGCTTATAAATATCCAGATTAGTCATAACCAAATGTCAAATTTTCTACATTTTATAGTAACGCTGCTGGTGATATTAAGTTGCTGGTTACTGAACCCAACTAACACAGCACAAGCTGCGTCTTCACCAAACACTGTTTACGAACAGCGATCGCTCCATAATCTAAATGGTATCGGTAAATACTACATGGGGCGAGAAATTGCTCATGTGATGGGACACACTGGCGCAGGCTGGCTAGAACGTCCCAGCCGAGAAGCCGAGGAACAGCCAAGTAAAATTATTAGCCTCCTCAACCTAAAACCTAATGATGTAGTGGCGGATATTGGCGCGGGTACCGGTTACATGAGTTTTCGCATCGCGCCGTTATTAACAACAGGAAAGGTTTTAGCTGTGGATATTCAGCCAGAAATGTTAGAAATTATTGAATATTTCAAACAAGAGAAAAATATTTTTAATGTTGAACCTGTTTTGGCTACACTCACCAACCCCAACCTCCCAGCAGCAAGTGTTGACTTGGCGTTGATGGTGGATGCTTACCACGAGTTGGAGTATCCCCTAGAAGTTATGCAAGGAATTATCAAAGCACTGAAACCTGGTGGTAGGGTGGTGCTGGTTGAGTATCGCGGCGAAAATCCTTTTATTATGATTAAACGGCTGCACAAGATGACTCAAAAACAAGTCCGCAAAGAAATGCAAGCCGTTGGTTTAGTTTGGCGGGAAACTAAAAACTTGTTACCCCAGCAGCATGTAATGGTGTTTGAGAAACCCGACTGATACTAATTTCTTTGTGCCTTTGTGGTCAAAAAATTTACTCTTGAACCACGAAGACACGAAGACACCAAGGTAAAGAGCCATAATAAAGTAAGACTCCTTGCCAGAGCAGAAAATCATGGTTAAGTTATCACTCAAGCAGCGAATTCCTCCTTTAGAGAATGGCGATCGCCTGACTCGCTACGAATTTGAGCGACGCTATCAAGCAATGCCCCGTCATGTCAAGGCAGAATTAATTGAAGGAGTTGTATACTTGGCATCCCCATTACGCTTTGAAAGTCATGCTGAACCACATGGTCATACAATTACTTGGTTGGGAGTTTATGAGGCATCAACCCCTGGTGTGAGATTGGGAATTGAGCCTACAGTCCGCTTAGATCGAGACAATGAACCGCAACCAGATGGAGTACTATTAATCACACCAACAGCTAACGAACAATCTCGTTTGAGCGAAG
Above is a window of Nostoc sp. UHCC 0702 DNA encoding:
- a CDS encoding metallophosphoesterase; the encoded protein is MRLIAEPPIPIKIQKMKERVRWKHSKIISSGIDQTSMVIDDGKEDNPEFSFMVIGDSGTKSHYGHHPQRQVAELMLPHKDDCRFVLHTGDVIYVVGSHEYYPANFIEPYREFLVGGHNPKNIRYDRMVFNLPFLPVLGNHDYYDVPLMYRLLTGSTLRLRRMLRYKDFEIGWHGSNQGDAYARAFLDYIIAADPEKLQSHLDSHYTAKTDTGRCLRYEPGKFTRLPNRYYTFRYGGIDFFALDSNTFNTPSPLPTTEAGEDYRRELQKRRQEIDSEELQILAMCDKLNADNPTDAEQLDDLSAKLDQINEVKIDIEKQLASESTPIIDFEQLDWLRNRLIESWNTKEVRGRVIYFHHPPYVTEATKWNQGQTLAVRHRLRSVLSQVAETLGSLIKDRPVADLIFNGHAHCLEYIRTVDTGYADSHINYIISGGSGRRPRRQRPEGSELMETFDDIPGNPVRKVADSLLYVGRNGHGSQKRIPYSCVRVDVLDGSPPKFIVTPLVAERVAHEWHNPQLQPFVI
- a CDS encoding CHAT domain-containing protein gives rise to the protein MSMGQEKRQKILILTAIPHGLRLDREIREIEEAIRRAIRRERFEVSISTAVRPQDFRRAIAENRPQIVHFCGHGMEDGSLLLEDDGGNDKAVQPEGLAALFKLHAAYVNCVLINACYSVKAAEVISQHIDYAIGMNQAIGDSAAIAFAQGFYDALGYEGSDNQDVFQRAFDEGLVAIQLENLAEGQKVFESVETNLCY
- a CDS encoding methyltransferase domain-containing protein, with protein sequence MTNLDIYKQQLKEFYGSRTTYDDEEGTRHPLEAKILLEFVPLQQGQKILDVATGTGLIAIPAAEKVGSEGYVIGIDMTPGMLHQARQKIAAANLQNIELIEADVESFNFSDDSFDVVFCCEAIVLFPDILAMLQKWYRYLKTGGFVAFTSPPETAYLGTIYQNICTKVLGVSVPHILEELGTPEKCHNLLQQAGFRDIEIKIEPSGRYRNLRDKKLSAREMNTSFKGNPLLANLSQAQLDQFQLEYSAEIAKLTTDQGVWEDTTKYFVRAIK
- a CDS encoding class I SAM-dependent methyltransferase, which encodes MSNFLHFIVTLLVILSCWLLNPTNTAQAASSPNTVYEQRSLHNLNGIGKYYMGREIAHVMGHTGAGWLERPSREAEEQPSKIISLLNLKPNDVVADIGAGTGYMSFRIAPLLTTGKVLAVDIQPEMLEIIEYFKQEKNIFNVEPVLATLTNPNLPAASVDLALMVDAYHELEYPLEVMQGIIKALKPGGRVVLVEYRGENPFIMIKRLHKMTQKQVRKEMQAVGLVWRETKNLLPQQHVMVFEKPD